One Balaenoptera musculus isolate JJ_BM4_2016_0621 chromosome 13, mBalMus1.pri.v3, whole genome shotgun sequence genomic region harbors:
- the LOC118906478 gene encoding small ubiquitin-related modifier 1-like, translated as MSGQEAKLSTEDLGDKKEGEYIKLKVIGQDGSEIHFKVKMTTHLKKLKESYCQRQGVPMNSLRFLFEGQRIADNHTPKELGMEEEDVIEVYQEQTGGHSTI; from the coding sequence ATGTCTGGCCAGGAGGCAAAACTTTCAACTGAGGACTTGGGGGataagaaggaaggagaatatATTAAACTCAAAGTCATCGGACAGGATGGCAGTGAGATTCACTTCAAAGTGAAAATGACAACACATCTCAAGAAACTCAAAGAATCATACTGTCAAAGACAGGGAGTTCCCATGAATTCACTCAGGTTTCTCTTTGAAGGTCAGAGAATTGCTGATAATCACACTCCAAAAGAACTGGGAATGGAGGAAGAAGATGTGATTGAAGTTTATCAGGAACAAACAGGGGGTCATTCAacaatttag